The following are encoded in a window of Chloroflexota bacterium genomic DNA:
- a CDS encoding thiolase family protein, with protein sequence MGRRAAIVGVGQTYHTSKRKDVNGQELISEAVKRALDNAVLGLRDIDAIVIGNMDHFEGINCVDGWSVDGWGAFRRPIMKVTTGGSTGGTLGSCAYHHVASGLFDVVMAIGWEKNSESDTQAAISTCADPILERDFFGGAIGPNAAQYAMYMKRYGATQEDAALVTVRDHNNALKNPHAHLRKFITVQDVMNSPMLCWPIKLLDSCPRSDGACAVIYASEDKAPKIADKPAWVHATAVSHDCVYFGDYDWETMPTLEATVSRVYKRAGITDPLKEIDVMELYLPFSTCGVAWMDHMWFCDRGEAPKLVRKGVFDMDGELPLNPSGGVLATNPIGATALIRIGEAALQVMGKAEDRQVPNVNTAMATAFGSCYWFEATILRSTKP encoded by the coding sequence ATGGGCAGGAGAGCAGCCATTGTGGGGGTGGGGCAAACATATCATACCTCGAAGAGAAAGGATGTCAATGGTCAAGAGTTGATCAGTGAGGCTGTGAAAAGGGCGTTAGATAATGCCGTCCTTGGCCTGAGGGACATTGATGCCATCGTTATTGGCAACATGGATCACTTTGAGGGGATCAACTGCGTGGATGGGTGGAGTGTGGATGGTTGGGGAGCATTCAGGAGGCCGATCATGAAGGTGACGACTGGAGGCAGCACAGGCGGTACTTTGGGGTCATGCGCCTACCATCATGTTGCCTCAGGCCTCTTTGATGTGGTGATGGCCATCGGATGGGAGAAGAACTCCGAATCCGATACGCAGGCAGCCATAAGTACCTGTGCAGATCCCATATTGGAGAGAGACTTCTTCGGTGGGGCTATTGGCCCAAATGCAGCCCAGTACGCGATGTATATGAAGCGATATGGGGCTACCCAAGAGGATGCGGCTCTGGTGACGGTCAGGGATCACAACAATGCCCTTAAGAACCCCCATGCCCATCTCAGGAAGTTCATCACTGTACAGGATGTGATGAACTCTCCTATGCTCTGCTGGCCGATCAAGCTTCTTGACAGCTGCCCTAGGTCCGATGGGGCGTGTGCTGTCATCTATGCTTCAGAGGACAAAGCTCCAAAGATTGCCGACAAACCGGCCTGGGTGCATGCCACTGCTGTATCTCACGATTGTGTATATTTTGGTGACTACGACTGGGAGACGATGCCCACTCTCGAGGCGACAGTGAGCAGAGTATACAAACGGGCGGGCATTACAGACCCGCTGAAGGAGATAGACGTGATGGAACTCTATCTGCCATTCTCCACCTGCGGCGTGGCTTGGATGGACCACATGTGGTTTTGTGACCGTGGTGAGGCACCAAAACTGGTCAGAAAAGGCGTTTTCGATATGGATGGTGAGTTGCCCCTGAATCCTTCGGGCGGCGTACTGGCTACGAATCCGATCGGGGCTACTGCTCTAATCAGAATTGGTGAGGCGGCTCTTCAGGTCATGGGCAAGGCAGAGGATAGACAAGTGCCCAACGTGAACACAGCCATGGCCACTGCCTTCGGTTCTTGTTACTGGTTTGAGGCTACCATATTGAGATCAACCAAGCCCTAG
- a CDS encoding thiolase family protein — protein MDKVAVVGVGQTKYERGKTKSFAELVYEAARGALDDAGMGLSEIDNVVTTTNDFFDGRTIACMAVAEAAGSYGRDATNVEGDGTLGAFYGLMRTLSGVYNTTMVTAHCKVSEGSPRKIFNQAFDPIYDRLLGMDAISSCALQARAYMNRFRINEEQCAKVSVKNHRNAKNNPYAHVAMDITVEDVMKSRMLAEPIKRLDTSPISDGACAIILATEKVAKKKLARKPVWVRGVAHCTDAYRLGERDLTYSFALEAAAKKAYRMAGIMDPFREINVAEVYDAFTYMELMWYEGLGFCDRGDGGKLIDSGETQMEGRLPVNPSGGVLSAHSVQVAGLARIAEAVLQLRGEAGKRQVHGARTALAHGITGICAQTHCVWILSGEEG, from the coding sequence ATGGATAAGGTGGCCGTAGTTGGGGTTGGTCAGACGAAGTATGAGAGGGGCAAGACCAAGAGTTTTGCGGAGTTGGTGTACGAAGCGGCAAGAGGAGCCCTCGATGATGCTGGCATGGGTCTGAGCGAAATTGACAATGTGGTTACAACCACCAATGATTTCTTCGATGGCCGTACCATCGCGTGCATGGCGGTGGCAGAGGCCGCCGGGTCGTATGGCAGGGATGCCACGAACGTGGAGGGCGATGGCACCCTGGGTGCTTTCTACGGCCTGATGAGGACGCTTTCGGGGGTCTACAACACTACTATGGTTACAGCCCACTGCAAAGTTTCCGAGGGTTCTCCAAGAAAAATCTTTAATCAGGCCTTTGACCCTATCTATGACCGCCTTTTGGGGATGGATGCCATCTCCTCTTGTGCACTGCAGGCAAGGGCCTATATGAATCGATTCAGAATCAACGAGGAGCAGTGTGCCAAGGTTTCGGTGAAGAACCATAGGAACGCCAAGAACAATCCATACGCTCATGTGGCTATGGACATCACGGTGGAAGATGTGATGAAATCCCGGATGCTCGCTGAGCCTATCAAGCGCCTGGATACATCACCTATTTCTGACGGAGCCTGCGCTATCATTCTCGCCACAGAGAAGGTGGCAAAAAAGAAGCTGGCCAGGAAGCCTGTCTGGGTCAGGGGCGTGGCGCATTGCACCGATGCATACCGTCTTGGCGAGAGGGATTTGACATACTCCTTCGCTTTGGAGGCGGCGGCCAAGAAGGCCTACAGAATGGCTGGCATTATGGATCCTTTCAGGGAGATCAATGTGGCCGAAGTCTATGATGCCTTCACCTACATGGAACTCATGTGGTATGAAGGGCTGGGCTTCTGTGATCGCGGCGACGGAGGCAAACTGATTGATAGCGGTGAGACACAGATGGAGGGGAGGCTGCCAGTTAACCCCTCAGGAGGAGTCCTCTCGGCGCATAGTGTTCAAGTTGCTGGATTAGCCAGGATCGCTGAGGCTGTGCTTCAATTGAGAGGGGAGGCAGGGAAGCGACAGGTACATGGGGCAAGAACTGCTCTGGCCCATGGCATCACCGGAATATGCGCTCAAACTCACTGCGTTTGGATTCTAAGCGGCGAGGAGGGATAG
- a CDS encoding Zn-ribbon domain-containing OB-fold protein, with protein MQNETVFEVEERGGLLLHQGVIRVPYTWAAGAVASKFYVGLRNRKIYGIRCRMCNIVLVPPKKTCHQCFSDLSEWVEVSDEGTLQTFTVVHYSEPELHPMKAPFAYGIIKLDGADTGMTHLVGEADLKALREGMRLKAVFEEKPKGNYLDIKYFKPMKGAR; from the coding sequence ATGCAGAATGAGACTGTTTTCGAGGTTGAAGAGAGGGGCGGTTTGCTGCTCCACCAGGGAGTCATTAGGGTTCCTTACACCTGGGCAGCAGGTGCGGTGGCCAGCAAGTTCTATGTTGGTCTGCGGAATAGAAAAATCTACGGCATTCGCTGCCGCATGTGCAATATTGTTCTAGTCCCTCCTAAGAAGACCTGTCATCAGTGCTTCAGTGATCTGAGCGAGTGGGTGGAGGTGAGCGATGAGGGTACTCTGCAGACGTTCACTGTGGTGCATTATAGTGAGCCCGAATTGCATCCAATGAAAGCACCTTTCGCGTACGGGATAATAAAGCTAGATGGTGCTGACACGGGTATGACTCATCTCGTCGGCGAAGCAGACCTCAAGGCTTTAAGGGAAGGGATGCGACTAAAGGCAGTTTTTGAGGAGAAACCGAAGGGCAACTACCTGGATATCAAATACTTCAAGCCTATGAAAGGGGCAAGGTAA
- a CDS encoding MaoC/PaaZ C-terminal domain-containing protein — MAEMKYFEDFNVGDRIVTRGRTITEADIVMFSAFSGDWHPLHTDVEYAKQGPFKERIAHGFLVLSVASGLLPLSEIAIIAFYGMDKVRFIAPVRLLDTIHVEFTAIDKQDRDERGGVITFRETIRNQRGEEVVVGTMRSYIAKREAGTA; from the coding sequence ATGGCTGAGATGAAATACTTTGAGGATTTCAATGTGGGCGACAGGATTGTTACCCGTGGAAGGACCATTACTGAAGCCGATATTGTGATGTTCTCAGCTTTTAGCGGAGATTGGCATCCGCTTCACACAGACGTTGAGTACGCTAAGCAAGGTCCTTTCAAGGAGAGGATAGCTCACGGCTTCCTCGTCTTGTCGGTAGCGTCTGGTTTGCTTCCTCTCTCTGAAATTGCCATCATTGCTTTCTATGGGATGGATAAGGTGAGGTTCATCGCCCCGGTGAGGCTTCTTGACACCATCCATGTGGAATTTACAGCAATCGACAAACAGGACAGGGATGAGCGTGGTGGTGTGATTACTTTTCGAGAGACGATCAGGAACCAGAGAGGAGAGGAAGTAGTGGTGGGTACTATGCGGAGCTACATAGCCAAGCGCGAGGCAGGAACTGCATAG
- a CDS encoding AMP-binding protein, translating into MTGYLGYTIGGLWDWAVDHYAKRIVAVQGDRKMTYRGLKERANQLGNALLSMGLKKGDRVGTLTSNSIESIILDYGLAKAGLVQVILHEGIVVPADNAYMANDSVVSVLVYHATYAAHVEQMRPHLETVRHFLCISEGTAIPPDSNDFYQTLSSQPASDPPVSVSEDDVISIYYTGGTTGVPKGCMHASTNRVHTYLTALTEIGLGVRHIFLHVAPMSHASNVFMIPICLRGGTQVILDRFSPELFLETVARQKVTATFIVPTMLYRILDYPELNKYDCSSLNTIIYGASPIGPERLREALAAFGPVLIQVFGQTEAPMFLTALRQEDHVVSPGEEERLSSCGRPTLMCHLRLVDDEDKDVPLGSEGEMAVRTPNMMKGYLNKPEETAQAMKGGWLHTGDIGRRDEEGYIYILDRKKDMVISGGWNIYPKEIEATLHEHPAVADAAVIGIPDPKWGEALKAFVVLHSARTAGAGEIIQFCKERKGSIKAPKSVEFVDQIPLTSVGKHDKKALRDRYWGAEKRRVH; encoded by the coding sequence ATGACAGGATACTTGGGATACACCATCGGGGGATTGTGGGACTGGGCTGTCGACCATTACGCCAAGAGGATTGTTGCGGTGCAAGGCGACCGAAAGATGACCTATCGGGGACTGAAAGAAAGGGCGAACCAGTTGGGCAATGCTCTGCTCAGCATGGGGCTCAAGAAGGGTGACAGGGTAGGTACGCTGACTTCCAACAGTATCGAGAGCATCATCTTGGACTACGGCCTAGCAAAGGCTGGGCTGGTGCAGGTTATCTTGCATGAGGGAATCGTGGTTCCTGCTGATAATGCGTACATGGCGAACGACTCCGTAGTGAGCGTTCTCGTGTACCATGCGACGTATGCTGCCCATGTAGAGCAAATGCGACCTCATCTTGAGACAGTGAGACATTTTCTATGCATCTCTGAAGGAACTGCTATCCCTCCCGATAGCAATGACTTCTATCAGACTCTTTCTTCCCAGCCGGCCAGTGATCCTCCAGTGAGCGTGAGCGAAGATGATGTGATCTCTATCTACTACACGGGTGGGACGACAGGGGTCCCGAAGGGATGTATGCATGCCTCGACGAACCGCGTTCACACGTACCTGACTGCGCTGACAGAGATAGGGTTGGGGGTTAGGCATATCTTCCTGCATGTGGCACCTATGTCTCATGCCTCTAACGTGTTTATGATACCGATTTGCCTGCGCGGCGGCACGCAGGTGATTCTTGATCGCTTCAGCCCCGAGCTCTTTCTTGAGACGGTTGCGAGGCAAAAGGTCACTGCGACTTTCATAGTGCCGACCATGCTGTACCGGATCTTGGACTATCCGGAACTCAATAAGTACGATTGCAGTAGCCTCAACACCATTATCTATGGCGCGTCTCCTATTGGTCCTGAGCGACTCAGAGAGGCGCTTGCCGCCTTCGGTCCCGTTCTTATCCAGGTCTTTGGCCAGACCGAGGCCCCCATGTTTCTTACTGCGCTGAGACAAGAGGACCACGTTGTCTCTCCAGGGGAAGAAGAAAGACTATCCTCATGTGGCAGACCAACTCTCATGTGTCATTTGCGGTTAGTGGACGACGAGGATAAGGATGTACCTCTCGGGAGCGAAGGAGAAATGGCTGTGAGAACGCCTAACATGATGAAAGGCTACCTGAACAAACCAGAGGAGACAGCACAGGCCATGAAGGGTGGATGGTTACACACAGGTGACATAGGCCGTCGAGACGAAGAAGGCTATATCTATATCCTTGACCGTAAGAAAGACATGGTCATAAGTGGTGGTTGGAACATCTATCCCAAGGAGATTGAGGCTACTCTTCACGAGCATCCGGCGGTAGCAGACGCTGCCGTCATCGGCATTCCCGACCCGAAATGGGGTGAAGCTCTGAAGGCCTTCGTGGTCCTCCATTCGGCCAGGACGGCGGGCGCTGGGGAGATTATTCAGTTCTGCAAGGAGAGAAAGGGATCAATAAAGGCGCCTAAGTCGGTGGAGTTTGTGGATCAGATTCCTCTTACGTCCGTGGGTAAGCATGACAAGAAGGCGCTTCGCGATAGGTACTGGGGCGCCGAGAAGCGTAGGGTCCACTGA
- a CDS encoding acyl-CoA dehydrogenase family protein, with the protein MDFELSEAHKMLAESVYDFMVREIEPISQQIDREDKLPDWVWKRLGDLGWMGVTVPEKYGGSAMDYLAQCICLEQMSRICPALSLSCHAHSNLCSDNLYRNGTEKQRQKYLPPLCSGEKLGALALTEPNAGSDAVGIQMRAKKDGTHYVLNGIKTFITNGTVAGIMIVYAKTEPEKGAKGITAFIVEPGYQGTLATKHLEKMGERGSPTGELIFDDYRVPEENILGDLNQGVRVMMGGLDMERVAGTGWTLGMAERALELSLKYAKERVQFGQPIGQFQLIQEKLVDMYVGIESARLLMYKAAAMAQKADRGGKGSEINKLAAAALLLAGQVATQAALHAVQIHGGYSYMLDYPVNRLLRDVKLGEIGAGTTEIRKIIIARELLRD; encoded by the coding sequence ATGGATTTTGAGCTAAGCGAAGCCCACAAAATGCTCGCGGAGTCTGTCTATGATTTCATGGTTAGGGAGATTGAGCCCATTTCTCAGCAAATCGATAGGGAGGACAAGTTGCCCGACTGGGTGTGGAAAAGGTTGGGTGACTTGGGTTGGATGGGGGTTACCGTCCCAGAGAAGTACGGCGGCTCCGCCATGGACTATCTGGCACAGTGCATTTGCCTTGAACAGATGAGCAGGATTTGCCCTGCTCTAAGCTTATCTTGCCATGCCCATTCCAATTTGTGCAGTGACAATCTCTATCGGAATGGAACCGAGAAGCAGCGACAGAAATACCTCCCGCCATTGTGCAGTGGAGAGAAGCTCGGTGCCCTTGCCTTGACAGAGCCCAACGCTGGCTCTGATGCAGTCGGGATTCAAATGAGGGCGAAGAAGGACGGCACGCACTACGTGCTTAACGGTATCAAGACGTTCATCACCAATGGGACCGTTGCCGGCATCATGATCGTGTATGCCAAAACAGAACCCGAAAAGGGGGCGAAGGGCATAACAGCTTTCATTGTGGAGCCCGGCTATCAGGGCACTCTTGCCACCAAGCATCTCGAGAAGATGGGAGAGAGGGGTTCCCCCACCGGTGAACTGATCTTTGATGATTACCGTGTTCCCGAGGAGAACATATTGGGTGACCTAAACCAGGGTGTTAGAGTGATGATGGGTGGTCTTGACATGGAAAGGGTGGCAGGCACTGGTTGGACGCTTGGCATGGCGGAGAGAGCGCTAGAGTTGTCTCTAAAATACGCCAAGGAGAGAGTCCAATTTGGACAGCCTATCGGCCAGTTTCAGCTGATCCAAGAGAAACTGGTCGATATGTATGTGGGCATAGAATCGGCTAGATTGCTTATGTACAAGGCGGCAGCCATGGCGCAGAAAGCTGACAGAGGTGGGAAGGGCTCCGAAATTAACAAGTTAGCAGCGGCAGCCCTCTTACTCGCAGGCCAGGTGGCCACCCAGGCGGCACTCCACGCTGTGCAAATCCACGGCGGGTACAGTTACATGTTGGACTACCCGGTGAATCGATTGTTGAGGGATGTGAAGCTGGGTGAGATCGGAGCAGGTACCACCGAGATTAGGAAAATAATAATCGCGCGAGAGTTGCTCCGGGACTAG
- a CDS encoding enoyl-CoA hydratase-related protein gives MSQKEYQLIIYEKKGKVATIIINRPKVMNALNTALADEMRDALGDAEADDNIRAIIITGAGERAFCAGADIGELATLSAIQARDFSLRAQSLTNLIEGIRKPVVARINGLCLGGGNEVAMSCDFRIASEKAAFGQPEINLGIIPGMGGTQRLTRLVGRTKAIEMNMLGELTPAAEAYRLGLVNRVVPAEELDRAVDELVEKLCSKGPIALGMVKLAVNNGMDMDLDCALHYEAECFGAACGTGDAREGIQAFIEKRKPEFKGK, from the coding sequence ATGTCACAGAAAGAATATCAACTCATCATATATGAAAAGAAAGGCAAGGTTGCCACAATAATCATCAATCGGCCTAAGGTGATGAACGCCTTGAACACTGCATTGGCGGATGAAATGCGAGATGCTTTAGGCGACGCGGAAGCCGATGACAACATCCGTGCCATAATCATCACGGGTGCAGGCGAGAGGGCCTTCTGCGCCGGGGCGGATATTGGCGAATTGGCAACATTGAGCGCGATACAGGCGCGGGACTTTTCATTACGCGCGCAGTCGCTTACCAACCTCATTGAGGGAATTCGCAAACCTGTGGTGGCCAGGATAAACGGACTCTGTCTTGGTGGTGGAAATGAAGTCGCCATGTCTTGTGACTTTAGGATTGCCTCCGAGAAGGCGGCCTTTGGGCAACCTGAGATCAACCTTGGCATTATTCCTGGTATGGGAGGAACTCAGAGGCTCACCAGGCTAGTAGGTAGGACCAAGGCCATAGAAATGAATATGCTGGGTGAGCTGACTCCCGCCGCCGAAGCTTACAGGCTTGGTTTGGTGAATAGAGTTGTACCTGCTGAGGAACTGGATAGAGCCGTGGACGAACTGGTCGAGAAGCTTTGTTCCAAGGGCCCAATTGCACTCGGCATGGTAAAGTTGGCAGTGAACAACGGGATGGACATGGATCTGGACTGCGCACTGCACTATGAGGCAGAGTGTTTTGGCGCAGCTTGTGGAACGGGAGATGCAAGAGAGGGGATACAAGCCTTCATAGAGAAGCGAAAGCCCGAGTTTAAGGGCAAGTAG
- a CDS encoding 3-hydroxyacyl-CoA dehydrogenase NAD-binding domain-containing protein has product MDIKKVCVVGAGTMGSGITQLVAQSGYEVAMVDLKQEVLDRGMGNISSSLARMVKKGTMQQADADKIQARIRATTDMREAAKDVDYAIEAVFEKVEVKHPVLKQLDAICPERTIFASNTSSLPISLLSSVTKRPEKFIGMHFFNPVSMMRLIEVVRSLLTSDETVSISVNFGKSLSKEPVVVKDSPGFVANRIVNAAGNEALKILQEGLASADDIDKVCKLAFNWPIGLFEMIDLAGADVVLDMADSIYQQTGWERYKAAPILRSMVDSGYLGRKVGKGFYTMFAKRPL; this is encoded by the coding sequence GTGGACATAAAGAAGGTATGTGTCGTAGGTGCAGGAACAATGGGCAGCGGCATAACGCAGCTAGTGGCCCAGTCAGGCTATGAGGTTGCTATGGTTGACTTGAAGCAAGAGGTACTTGATCGCGGTATGGGTAACATCAGCAGTAGTCTGGCCAGGATGGTCAAGAAGGGAACGATGCAGCAGGCTGACGCAGACAAGATTCAAGCCAGGATAAGGGCCACGACGGATATGAGGGAGGCCGCCAAGGACGTTGACTATGCGATTGAGGCGGTATTTGAGAAGGTAGAAGTGAAACACCCGGTACTCAAACAGCTCGATGCGATATGCCCTGAGAGGACGATCTTTGCCAGCAATACGTCGTCACTGCCCATTAGTCTGCTCTCATCTGTAACGAAGCGCCCCGAGAAGTTCATCGGCATGCATTTCTTCAATCCGGTTTCTATGATGCGGCTTATTGAGGTAGTAAGGTCATTGCTTACCTCCGACGAAACCGTGAGCATCAGCGTCAATTTCGGCAAGTCGTTAAGCAAGGAACCAGTCGTTGTGAAGGATTCTCCTGGATTTGTGGCGAATAGGATAGTCAACGCAGCCGGCAATGAGGCGCTCAAGATTCTGCAAGAGGGCCTAGCAAGTGCGGATGATATAGACAAAGTATGCAAGCTGGCATTCAACTGGCCCATCGGACTATTTGAGATGATAGATCTGGCGGGTGCAGACGTTGTTCTTGACATGGCTGATTCCATCTACCAGCAGACCGGCTGGGAGCGGTATAAGGCCGCTCCCATACTGAGGAGTATGGTGGATAGTGGCTATCTGGGAAGAAAGGTCGGCAAGGGATTCTACACCATGTTTGCCAAAAGACCACTCTAG
- a CDS encoding enoyl-CoA hydratase/isomerase family protein, with product MSHETIRLEKDDRVATIIFNRMEKKNAANHQMFKDLDAALTDIEEDENMRVVVLTGQEDVFSAGADVTGFDFQKVGGGMYFMQLVAKTFNHFEYMPKPVVMAVNGIAYGFGAGITLTGDIVVASDKAKFSIREINHGAIPIETLTRGMEIMGKHRISYLSLMANDIGAEEAKAIGLVNTVVPHDQLRVEVARVCDKLKNGAPFAQAAIKRILNRKSHEDWDFALGIMPSVFATDDVAEARRAFMEKRKPRFTGK from the coding sequence ATGAGTCACGAGACAATAAGGCTGGAAAAGGACGATAGGGTGGCTACCATCATTTTCAACCGGATGGAGAAGAAGAACGCGGCAAATCATCAGATGTTCAAGGATTTGGACGCTGCGCTGACTGACATCGAGGAAGATGAGAATATGAGGGTGGTGGTACTAACCGGCCAAGAGGACGTTTTCTCTGCAGGGGCTGACGTCACAGGTTTCGATTTCCAAAAGGTTGGTGGTGGCATGTATTTCATGCAACTGGTGGCCAAGACATTCAATCACTTTGAGTACATGCCAAAGCCCGTGGTCATGGCTGTCAACGGAATTGCCTATGGATTTGGCGCAGGAATTACGTTGACCGGTGACATCGTAGTTGCATCAGACAAGGCCAAGTTCAGCATAAGGGAGATTAACCATGGGGCCATTCCCATAGAGACGTTGACTCGTGGCATGGAGATAATGGGCAAGCACCGGATTTCTTATCTGTCCCTTATGGCAAATGATATCGGCGCTGAGGAAGCCAAGGCTATTGGTCTCGTAAATACCGTGGTGCCTCATGACCAGCTGCGGGTAGAGGTCGCTAGAGTATGCGATAAACTTAAGAATGGCGCGCCCTTTGCACAGGCTGCCATAAAAAGGATACTAAATCGCAAGTCCCATGAAGACTGGGATTTTGCACTCGGGATAATGCCCTCAGTTTTCGCTACAGATGATGTGGCCGAAGCTAGGCGAGCCTTCATGGAGAAGCGAAAGCCCAGGTTCACAGGGAAATAG
- a CDS encoding CoA transferase subunit A, which yields MTRRDKVLNQNKVAKLGDIAKLIEDGDKVAIGGAWLSSHPMALVRQIIRSKIKNLYAMTILGSIDIDLMVGAGCLDRLMFSFVSMEAYGLPMNFRRAVEKGGLKYDEISGLAIILGFEAAGRGVPFLPYRGPFGSDFLKQRPEFYKVINCPFTGEEMIAVPAIKPDVALIHAQRADPAGNIQIEGTAGSDLELAKAAGKVIVTVEEIVPTEVLRENPYKTKIPRFYVDMVIEQPFGAHPTSLVPSYVGDPWHMMKYMEMAASPETFKGYLDEYVMKSEDEYLEAVGGLKQMNLLKKLAREVKLL from the coding sequence ATGACAAGAAGAGACAAGGTGTTAAACCAAAACAAGGTGGCTAAATTGGGCGATATTGCTAAGCTCATAGAAGATGGAGACAAAGTGGCGATAGGAGGAGCCTGGTTGAGTAGCCACCCGATGGCGCTTGTACGTCAGATAATCCGCTCCAAGATAAAGAATCTATATGCCATGACTATCTTGGGGAGCATAGACATTGATTTGATGGTCGGAGCTGGTTGCCTAGACAGGTTGATGTTCTCTTTCGTCAGTATGGAGGCCTACGGTCTGCCAATGAATTTCAGACGTGCCGTCGAGAAGGGGGGTCTAAAGTACGATGAGATCAGCGGTCTGGCCATAATCCTGGGATTCGAGGCGGCAGGCAGAGGTGTTCCCTTCTTACCTTATCGCGGACCCTTTGGGTCTGACTTCCTCAAGCAGAGGCCAGAATTTTATAAGGTAATAAACTGCCCCTTCACGGGTGAAGAGATGATAGCAGTTCCTGCCATCAAGCCGGACGTAGCCCTAATTCATGCCCAGCGAGCTGACCCGGCAGGGAACATCCAGATTGAAGGTACCGCAGGATCCGATCTGGAACTGGCCAAGGCGGCCGGAAAGGTCATCGTAACGGTAGAGGAAATAGTCCCTACCGAAGTCTTGAGAGAGAATCCCTACAAGACAAAGATACCGAGGTTCTATGTCGACATGGTAATAGAACAGCCTTTTGGGGCTCATCCCACTTCCTTGGTGCCGAGTTATGTCGGTGATCCGTGGCACATGATGAAATATATGGAAATGGCAGCAAGCCCTGAGACCTTCAAGGGTTATCTGGATGAATATGTGATGAAATCGGAGGATGAGTACCTGGAGGCTGTAGGCGGTCTCAAGCAGATGAATCTACTGAAGAAGCTTGCGCGGGAGGTGAAGTTGCTATGA